Proteins encoded together in one Janthinobacterium tructae window:
- a CDS encoding DUF2809 domain-containing protein: MFLVKPERRRLLQVGATVAVIALGLASRAYPQFLPAALGKYPGDALWAMMIVFALGAIATRMRTWQLALWSLLICFAVEFGQLVQAPWLVALRAHPLGHLVLGSTFGWADLIAYTAGVAVAAFIDKLALFKRR, translated from the coding sequence ATGTTCCTGGTAAAACCTGAACGCCGCCGCCTGCTGCAGGTGGGCGCAACCGTGGCTGTCATCGCGCTGGGCCTAGCCTCGCGCGCTTATCCCCAATTTCTTCCCGCCGCGCTTGGCAAATATCCGGGCGACGCCCTGTGGGCCATGATGATCGTCTTTGCACTGGGCGCCATCGCCACGCGCATGCGCACGTGGCAGCTGGCTTTGTGGTCCTTGCTGATCTGCTTTGCCGTGGAATTCGGCCAGCTGGTCCAGGCGCCCTGGCTCGTCGCGCTGCGCGCGCATCCGCTGGGGCACCTGGTGCTCGGTTCCACCTTCGGCTGGGCCGACTTGATCGCCTACACGGCCGGTGTGGCCGTGGCGGCGTTCATCGACAAGCTGGCGCTGTTCAAGCGCCGCTAG
- the cysK gene encoding cysteine synthase A, translating to MNIANDVTELIGNTPLVRINRIAAGSVATILAKLEFYNPAHSVKDRIGLSMIVAAEAAGKIHADTIIVEPTSGNTGIALAMVCAARGYRCTLVMPDTMSRERRILLRAYGAELVLTPGSEGMLGAIRKAEEMVAAEPHYLMLQQFNNPANPAIHRATTAEEIWRDTDGQVDIVVAGVGTGGTITGIGEVLKERKPGLQVIAVEPEASPMLSKGTKGPHPIQGIGAGFVPQILNTAIYDEIICVKNDDAFATARMAASDEGLLVGISSGAALWAALQVARRPENAGKTIVTIIPSFGERYLSTALYAGLGD from the coding sequence ATGAACATCGCCAACGACGTCACTGAACTGATCGGCAACACTCCCCTGGTGCGCATCAACCGCATCGCCGCCGGCAGTGTGGCCACCATCCTGGCCAAACTCGAATTCTACAATCCCGCGCACAGCGTCAAGGACCGCATCGGCCTGTCCATGATCGTTGCGGCCGAAGCCGCTGGCAAGATCCATGCCGATACCATCATCGTCGAGCCTACCAGTGGCAACACGGGCATCGCGCTGGCCATGGTCTGCGCCGCGCGCGGCTACCGTTGCACCCTGGTCATGCCCGACACCATGAGCCGCGAACGGCGCATCCTGCTGCGCGCCTACGGCGCCGAGCTGGTGCTCACGCCGGGCAGCGAAGGCATGCTGGGCGCCATCCGCAAGGCCGAGGAAATGGTGGCGGCCGAGCCGCACTACCTGATGCTGCAGCAATTTAACAATCCGGCCAATCCCGCCATCCACCGCGCCACGACAGCCGAGGAAATCTGGCGCGATACGGATGGACAAGTCGATATCGTCGTCGCCGGCGTGGGAACGGGCGGCACGATCACCGGCATCGGCGAAGTGTTGAAGGAACGCAAGCCCGGTCTGCAAGTGATTGCCGTGGAACCGGAAGCGTCGCCGATGCTGTCGAAAGGCACCAAGGGTCCGCACCCGATCCAGGGCATCGGCGCCGGTTTCGTGCCGCAGATTTTGAACACGGCCATCTACGACGAAATCATCTGCGTGAAGAACGACGATGCGTTCGCCACGGCGCGCATGGCCGCCAGCGATGAAGGTTTATTGGTCGGCATCTCGTCGGGTGCCGCCCTGTGGGCCGCCCTGCAAGTGGCGCGCCGCCCGGAAAACGCAGGCAAGACCATCGTCACCATCATCCCGTCGTTTGGCGAGCGCTACCTGAGCACGGCGCTGTATGCGGGCTTGGGCGACTGA
- a CDS encoding FKBP-type peptidyl-prolyl cis-trans isomerase has protein sequence MTRSSVLFALICSVAASLAQAQAPAPVPASAVSLSPGPVADKLIVIDNKVGTGKEASAGNNVTVHYTGWLYRPLAKDSRGKKFDSSVGRGPFDFPLGKGMVIKGWDQGVAGMKVGGKRTLIIPGELAYGPRGAGNGDIPPNSALIFDVELLDVK, from the coding sequence ATGACGCGTAGCTCCGTTTTGTTTGCCCTGATCTGCTCCGTCGCCGCGTCGCTGGCGCAGGCACAGGCGCCAGCGCCTGTTCCCGCCTCCGCCGTCTCGCTGAGTCCCGGCCCTGTCGCCGATAAACTGATCGTGATCGACAACAAGGTTGGCACCGGCAAGGAAGCGTCCGCCGGCAATAACGTCACCGTGCACTACACGGGCTGGCTGTACCGTCCCCTGGCGAAAGATTCGCGCGGCAAGAAGTTCGACAGCTCCGTGGGCCGTGGCCCGTTTGACTTCCCGCTCGGCAAGGGCATGGTCATCAAGGGCTGGGACCAGGGCGTAGCCGGCATGAAAGTGGGCGGCAAGCGCACCCTGATCATTCCAGGCGAACTGGCCTACGGCCCGCGCGGCGCCGGCAATGGCGACATTCCGCCGAACTCGGCACTGATCTTCGACGTGGAATTGCTGGACGTGAAGTAA
- the thpR gene encoding RNA 2',3'-cyclic phosphodiesterase, which produces MSLDTYAPRLFYALWPDAATRTALLAWQARLQGKPVRAEKLHLTLAFLGQRPASELPALQDILAHTPAHPIPLLFDHASHFAQLALTWAALAQPSPALLDLRTACMHGLAQQGLAPRFEHDRFTPHVTLARQAPPPASQDFAPIAWQADELVLVESLKSSGEYRILASRKRIQTA; this is translated from the coding sequence TTGTCGCTCGATACATACGCTCCCCGCCTGTTTTACGCGCTATGGCCCGATGCGGCCACGCGCACGGCCCTGCTCGCCTGGCAGGCGCGCTTGCAAGGCAAGCCCGTGCGCGCCGAGAAACTGCACCTGACCCTGGCCTTCCTGGGCCAGCGCCCGGCCAGCGAGCTGCCGGCCCTGCAAGATATCCTGGCGCACACACCGGCGCATCCCATCCCCTTGCTGTTCGATCACGCCAGCCACTTTGCGCAACTGGCGCTGACCTGGGCCGCGCTGGCGCAGCCCTCGCCCGCCCTGCTGGACTTGCGCACGGCCTGCATGCACGGCCTGGCGCAACAGGGACTCGCGCCCCGCTTCGAGCACGACCGCTTTACGCCGCACGTGACCCTGGCGCGCCAGGCGCCGCCGCCGGCCAGCCAGGACTTTGCACCCATCGCCTGGCAGGCGGACGAACTGGTGCTGGTGGAATCGCTGAAAAGCAGCGGCGAGTACCGCATCCTGGCCAGCCGCAAGCGGATTCAAACAGCGTGA
- a CDS encoding tRNA threonylcarbamoyladenosine dehydratase has protein sequence MHTSTNELISMDLTEIDFDRRFGGIARLYGAPALQRFRAAHVCVIGVGGVGSWIVEALARSAIGRLTLIDLDNVAESNINRQIQAMSDTIGKAKITALAERIELINPLCQVTQIEDFIAPDNLEQLLGGRDFDYLVDAIDNAKAKAAVIAYCRARNIPMLTIGSAGGQTDPTLIAVRDLSKTEQEPLLKRVRKLLRTEYGFPRGVKNKFNVDAVFSMEPLSTPESAEACAIDGSAPAGVTGLNCAGFGSSVVVTASFGMVAAAHALKSLRQDKVAAVPVPVPVPDAA, from the coding sequence ATGCATACCTCCACCAATGAACTAATTTCCATGGACTTGACCGAGATCGATTTTGACCGGCGTTTCGGCGGCATTGCCCGCCTGTACGGCGCCCCCGCGTTGCAACGTTTCCGCGCCGCCCATGTGTGTGTCATCGGCGTGGGCGGCGTCGGTTCCTGGATCGTCGAAGCGCTGGCGCGCAGCGCCATCGGCCGCCTGACCCTGATCGACCTCGACAATGTTGCCGAATCGAATATCAATCGCCAGATCCAGGCCATGAGCGACACCATCGGCAAGGCCAAGATCACGGCCCTGGCTGAACGTATCGAGCTGATCAACCCCTTGTGCCAGGTCACGCAGATCGAGGATTTTATTGCCCCCGATAATCTGGAGCAATTGCTGGGCGGGCGCGATTTCGACTACCTGGTCGACGCCATCGACAATGCCAAGGCCAAGGCGGCCGTGATCGCGTATTGCCGTGCGCGCAACATTCCCATGCTGACCATCGGCAGCGCTGGCGGGCAGACGGACCCGACCCTGATCGCCGTGCGCGATTTGTCGAAAACGGAGCAGGAACCGCTGCTCAAGCGCGTACGCAAACTGTTGCGCACCGAATATGGGTTTCCCCGTGGCGTGAAAAACAAATTCAATGTTGACGCCGTGTTTTCCATGGAGCCGCTGAGCACGCCCGAGAGCGCCGAAGCATGCGCCATTGATGGCAGCGCGCCCGCCGGTGTCACGGGCCTGAACTGTGCCGGTTTCGGTTCCAGCGTGGTGGTGACGGCCAGCTTCGGCATGGTGGCGGCCGCCCATGCGCTGAAAAGCTTGCGCCAGGATAAAGTTGCCGCAGTGCCAGTGCCAGTGCCAGTGCCGGACGCCGCCTGA
- the pdxH gene encoding pyridoxamine 5'-phosphate oxidase — translation MTSPLFDSVPGFDQPIAVLKHCHDKIRKQLTTLQNLLGHLGQNGNTPEAQQAAKAVLQYFNKAAHLHHDDEEQDLMPMLQATATGEDAALLATLVPEILADHQRMDQAWLTLRPELDAIAAGTDSQLSHDGVRDYIAAYQAHMAKEEGQLAPMAKRLFSAQQMEQLGTAMQRRRGIAPDAPEAPAVPDAAAVLAAMRTDYVQSSLSETDVLADPIAMFQKWFAEAVKAQVMEPNAMDLSTVTPDGKPSSRIVLIKQFDERGFTWYTNYHSDKGQQLDHNPNAALLFFWRELERQVRIEGTVVKTTAAESDEYFNVRPLQSRLSAIASQQSAPIDSRATLESHYEAVAAALGDAQPPRPAHWGGYRLQPERIEFWQGRRSRFHDRIVFTRGADGQWSMQRLQP, via the coding sequence ATGACCTCTCCCCTGTTCGACTCCGTTCCCGGCTTTGACCAGCCCATCGCCGTGCTCAAGCATTGCCACGACAAGATCCGCAAGCAGCTGACGACCTTGCAAAACCTGCTGGGCCACCTGGGACAGAACGGCAACACGCCGGAAGCGCAGCAGGCGGCAAAGGCGGTGTTGCAATATTTCAATAAAGCCGCCCATCTGCACCATGATGATGAAGAGCAAGACCTGATGCCCATGCTGCAGGCGACGGCCACGGGCGAGGACGCGGCCCTGCTGGCCACCCTGGTGCCGGAAATCCTGGCCGACCACCAGCGCATGGACCAGGCCTGGCTGACACTGCGCCCGGAACTGGACGCCATCGCCGCCGGTACGGACTCGCAGCTGTCGCATGATGGCGTGCGCGACTATATCGCCGCCTACCAGGCCCACATGGCCAAGGAAGAAGGACAACTGGCACCGATGGCCAAGCGCCTGTTCAGCGCGCAGCAGATGGAGCAGCTGGGCACGGCCATGCAGCGCCGCCGCGGCATCGCGCCCGATGCGCCGGAAGCGCCCGCAGTGCCGGACGCGGCCGCCGTGCTGGCAGCCATGCGCACCGATTACGTGCAATCGAGTCTGAGCGAGACGGATGTGCTGGCAGATCCCATCGCCATGTTCCAGAAATGGTTTGCCGAAGCCGTCAAGGCCCAGGTGATGGAGCCGAACGCGATGGACTTGTCCACCGTCACTCCTGATGGCAAGCCCAGCTCGCGCATCGTGCTGATCAAGCAGTTCGACGAGCGTGGCTTTACCTGGTACACGAATTACCACAGCGACAAGGGCCAGCAGCTCGATCACAATCCCAACGCCGCCCTGCTGTTCTTCTGGCGCGAGCTGGAGCGGCAAGTGCGCATCGAAGGCACGGTGGTGAAAACCACGGCGGCCGAGAGCGACGAGTATTTCAATGTGCGCCCCCTGCAAAGCCGCTTGTCGGCGATTGCCTCGCAGCAAAGCGCGCCCATCGATAGCCGGGCCACGCTGGAAAGCCATTACGAAGCGGTGGCCGCCGCCCTCGGCGACGCCCAGCCGCCGCGCCCGGCCCACTGGGGTGGCTACCGTCTGCAGCCGGAGCGCATCGAATTCTGGCAGGGACGCCGTTCGCGCTTCCACGACCGCATCGTGTTTACGCGCGGTGCCGACGGGCAATGGAGCATGCAACGCTTGCAACCCTGA
- a CDS encoding SAM-dependent methyltransferase → MFVQNQLKSWIASIRSKTALPLRIELWNGQHVDLSSEAPRVTIRLPTVASARYLLNPSLANLGSAYVEGNIEVKGTAMDMIAICNALARNTLKPEGKLARIVRSFTHDKSKDAEAIRYHYDVSNAFYEQFLDPALVYSCAYFEHGDETLAQAQVKKIDHILKKIQLQPGQTLLDIGCGWGALVIRAAQQYGARCVGVTLSENQYALARERVAAAGLSHLIEIRLQDYRDVTGQFDRITSVGMFEHVGLKHLPDYFSIIHKLLAPDGMAMNHGITSTDPENGETPYGGGEFIEKYVFPHGELAHIGNVLKTMQQGGLEVLDVENLRRHYARTCALWTENFEANAEQIRPLAGERRFRIWHVYLAGCAYAFEQDLISLYQIVCVKAGRRSSTLPWSRNYMYAHDARPAPALTP, encoded by the coding sequence TTGTTTGTACAAAACCAACTCAAGTCCTGGATCGCCAGTATCCGCAGCAAGACCGCCTTGCCGCTGCGCATAGAATTGTGGAACGGCCAGCATGTCGACCTGTCCAGCGAGGCGCCCAGAGTCACGATCCGCCTGCCGACCGTCGCCTCGGCCCGCTATCTGCTGAACCCCTCGCTGGCCAATCTGGGCTCGGCCTACGTGGAAGGCAATATCGAGGTCAAGGGCACGGCGATGGACATGATTGCCATCTGCAATGCCCTGGCCCGCAATACCTTGAAGCCGGAAGGCAAGCTGGCCCGCATCGTGCGCAGCTTTACGCACGACAAGAGCAAAGATGCCGAAGCCATCCGCTACCACTACGACGTGTCGAACGCGTTCTATGAACAGTTTCTCGACCCCGCTCTCGTGTATTCCTGTGCCTATTTCGAACATGGCGATGAAACGCTGGCGCAGGCGCAAGTCAAGAAGATCGACCATATCCTGAAGAAAATCCAGCTGCAGCCGGGCCAGACCCTGCTCGACATCGGCTGCGGCTGGGGCGCGCTCGTCATCCGTGCCGCGCAGCAGTATGGCGCCCGCTGCGTGGGCGTGACCCTGTCGGAAAACCAGTACGCGCTGGCGCGCGAGCGCGTGGCGGCGGCCGGACTGTCACACCTGATCGAGATCCGCCTGCAAGACTACCGCGACGTGACGGGGCAGTTCGACCGCATCACCAGCGTGGGCATGTTCGAGCACGTGGGGTTGAAACATTTACCCGACTACTTTTCCATCATCCACAAGCTGCTGGCGCCGGACGGCATGGCGATGAACCACGGCATCACCTCGACCGACCCGGAGAATGGCGAAACGCCGTATGGCGGCGGCGAATTCATCGAAAAATATGTGTTTCCGCACGGCGAGCTGGCGCACATCGGCAATGTACTGAAAACCATGCAGCAAGGGGGACTGGAAGTGCTGGACGTGGAAAACCTGCGACGCCACTATGCGCGCACCTGCGCCCTGTGGACGGAGAACTTCGAAGCCAACGCCGAGCAAATTCGTCCGCTGGCGGGCGAGCGGCGCTTCCGCATCTGGCACGTCTACCTGGCCGGCTGCGCCTATGCCTTCGAGCAAGATTTGATCAGCCTGTACCAGATCGTCTGCGTGAAGGCAGGCCGGCGCTCTTCCACGCTACCCTGGTCGCGCAACTACATGTATGCGCACGATGCCAGACCCGCACCGGCGCTCACGCCCTGA
- the msrA gene encoding peptide-methionine (S)-S-oxide reductase MsrA yields the protein MNQQMEVAVFGGGCFWCLAAVYEEVRGVTRVTSGYTGGSVPDPTYEQVCTGDTGHAEVVRLEFDPAVIAYHDLLEIFFTLHDPTTLNRQGNDVGTQFRSVIYYQSAEQESVACKVLAEMAGVWDAPIVTQLAPAATFYLAEDYHQNYVARHPLQGYCALVVAPKVEKFRAMYAGRLK from the coding sequence ATGAATCAACAGATGGAAGTGGCGGTATTCGGCGGCGGCTGTTTCTGGTGCCTTGCTGCCGTGTATGAAGAGGTGCGCGGCGTAACGCGCGTCACATCCGGCTACACGGGCGGCAGCGTGCCCGATCCCACGTATGAACAGGTGTGCACGGGCGACACGGGCCACGCGGAAGTGGTGCGCCTGGAATTCGATCCCGCTGTCATCGCCTACCACGACTTGCTGGAAATCTTTTTCACGCTGCACGACCCCACCACACTGAACCGGCAGGGCAACGATGTCGGCACGCAATTTCGCTCCGTCATCTATTACCAGTCGGCCGAACAGGAAAGCGTGGCGTGCAAGGTGCTGGCCGAGATGGCCGGCGTGTGGGATGCGCCCATCGTCACGCAGCTGGCGCCGGCAGCCACCTTTTACCTGGCCGAGGATTACCACCAGAATTATGTCGCACGGCACCCCTTGCAGGGCTATTGCGCGCTGGTCGTCGCGCCCAAGGTGGAGAAATTCCGCGCCATGTATGCGGGGCGTCTGAAGTGA
- a CDS encoding flavin reductase family protein, producing the protein MNTRSPRAPAQEFDTTHFRQALSQFATGVTVITTRLADGSFRGLTASSFNSVSLSPPLVLWSLGSVANSMPIFSGNSHYVINVLGAEQAELAQRFARRTPNPFDDVEYELSRTGQPILKGASAWFECHNRSRYPEGDHVIFVGEVEQCAFAAQPPLIFHNGKFNTPPA; encoded by the coding sequence ATGAACACACGCTCCCCCCGCGCGCCAGCGCAAGAATTCGATACGACACATTTCCGTCAGGCATTGTCGCAATTTGCCACCGGCGTGACGGTCATCACCACGCGCCTGGCCGACGGCAGTTTCCGCGGGTTGACGGCCAGTTCCTTCAATTCCGTCTCGCTGTCGCCGCCCTTGGTGCTGTGGAGCCTCGGTTCCGTGGCGAACAGCATGCCCATTTTCAGCGGCAACTCGCATTACGTCATCAATGTGCTGGGCGCCGAGCAGGCGGAACTGGCGCAGCGCTTCGCGCGACGCACGCCGAATCCCTTCGACGACGTCGAATACGAATTGTCGCGCACGGGCCAGCCCATCCTGAAAGGCGCGTCGGCCTGGTTCGAATGCCATAACCGCAGCCGCTATCCGGAAGGCGACCACGTCATTTTCGTGGGCGAAGTGGAGCAATGCGCATTTGCCGCGCAGCCGCCCTTGATCTTCCACAATGGAAAGTTCAATACACCGCCAGCCTGA
- a CDS encoding OmpW/AlkL family protein, producing MKNHLNTAVRVLAAVAAMTVATGASAQSAGTWMAKVGLNKITPHVDSGDISAPALPGTKADVKADTKPILTFAYMITDNISAEMILGVPYKHDLMGDGSIKGTGKLGTAEALPPTAFVQYRFFQPNAMIRPYVGAGLTYAYFQKEKGSGQMTALLDPGGKPVTYRMDNKLTGSLVVGSTVAINERWFADVAVVKTYLKTKAKFSTGQTQDIKLDPVAVSISIGYNFTL from the coding sequence ATGAAGAATCATTTGAATACCGCCGTGCGCGTACTGGCCGCAGTTGCCGCGATGACCGTGGCGACGGGCGCCTCGGCGCAAAGTGCCGGTACCTGGATGGCCAAGGTTGGCCTCAACAAGATCACGCCGCACGTGGACAGTGGCGACATTTCCGCACCTGCACTGCCGGGTACGAAAGCCGACGTCAAGGCCGATACCAAGCCCATCCTGACCTTTGCCTACATGATTACGGACAATATTTCCGCTGAAATGATCCTGGGCGTGCCCTACAAGCACGACCTGATGGGCGACGGTTCGATCAAGGGCACGGGCAAGCTGGGGACGGCCGAAGCCTTGCCGCCAACGGCCTTCGTCCAGTATCGTTTCTTCCAGCCCAATGCGATGATCCGCCCTTACGTGGGCGCAGGCTTGACGTATGCCTACTTCCAGAAAGAAAAAGGCTCGGGCCAGATGACGGCCTTGCTGGATCCGGGTGGAAAACCAGTCACCTACCGCATGGACAACAAGCTGACGGGCAGCCTGGTGGTCGGCAGCACCGTGGCCATCAACGAGCGCTGGTTTGCTGACGTGGCCGTGGTCAAGACTTACCTGAAAACCAAGGCGAAATTCTCGACGGGGCAGACGCAGGACATCAAGCTCGACCCGGTTGCCGTGAGTATCAGCATCGGGTACAACTTTACGCTGTAA
- a CDS encoding SGNH/GDSL hydrolase family protein, which yields MHQTKFALAVLAAAVLAGCGGASGGDQTLKVKYTAQVSFGDSLSDVGSYAVGTVLAKGGGKFTINGDNTKINPELTGKNWTEHLAAQFGLAAPCAAETGLEGNALKGLAVPRVKHAGCYGYAMGGSRVTNPVGPNNQATGSELGALTVPVVTQIANHLAVSGGKFSGTEAVFVMAGGNDVLYQLGALQAGATAAGKAAGATAGAQAFATNLTMALAAGATNPATAAAAIGAAVKTASAAPGATSTTIVGAAVQAAVIAGNTAAASPAVYGPLVTKAQADATVTGNAAGAKAGADYAAAQGPLLVASMKQAGTELVALVKDQIIAKGANYVVVNNLPDVAGTPSGLSKDANTKALINAMVSAFNGELSGGLSSNAKVLLVDVFAVSHDQGVNPGPYGLTNVSETACDLTAPGNILGSSLVCNGTNLKAGDVSHYSYADDVHPTPFNNLLLARYVAKDMVVRGWL from the coding sequence ATGCATCAAACAAAATTCGCGCTGGCCGTGCTGGCTGCGGCTGTCCTGGCAGGTTGCGGCGGCGCCAGTGGCGGTGATCAAACCTTGAAAGTCAAATACACGGCGCAGGTGTCGTTCGGCGACAGCCTGTCCGATGTCGGTTCGTATGCCGTCGGCACGGTGCTGGCGAAAGGTGGCGGCAAGTTCACCATCAATGGCGACAATACCAAGATCAATCCTGAACTGACGGGCAAGAACTGGACCGAGCACCTGGCCGCGCAATTCGGCCTGGCCGCACCATGCGCCGCCGAGACTGGCCTGGAAGGCAATGCCTTGAAGGGCTTGGCCGTGCCGCGCGTCAAGCATGCCGGTTGCTACGGCTACGCCATGGGCGGCTCGCGCGTGACCAATCCGGTTGGCCCGAACAACCAGGCGACCGGCAGCGAACTCGGTGCCCTGACCGTGCCCGTGGTGACGCAGATCGCGAACCACCTGGCCGTGTCCGGTGGCAAGTTCAGCGGCACGGAAGCCGTGTTCGTGATGGCTGGCGGTAACGACGTGCTGTACCAGCTGGGTGCATTGCAGGCGGGTGCGACCGCCGCTGGCAAGGCGGCGGGTGCGACCGCAGGCGCCCAGGCTTTCGCCACCAATCTGACCATGGCTCTGGCGGCCGGCGCCACCAACCCTGCCACGGCAGCGGCTGCCATCGGCGCCGCCGTCAAGACGGCCAGCGCGGCGCCAGGCGCCACCTCGACGACCATCGTCGGCGCCGCCGTGCAAGCTGCCGTGATTGCCGGCAATACAGCGGCCGCTTCGCCTGCCGTGTATGGTCCGCTGGTCACCAAAGCACAAGCCGATGCGACGGTGACGGGCAATGCTGCCGGCGCCAAGGCCGGTGCCGATTACGCTGCGGCCCAGGGTCCGTTGCTGGTTGCCTCCATGAAACAAGCGGGTACCGAACTGGTAGCGCTGGTCAAGGACCAGATCATTGCCAAAGGCGCCAATTATGTGGTGGTCAACAACCTGCCGGACGTGGCCGGTACGCCATCGGGCCTGAGCAAGGATGCCAATACCAAGGCGCTCATCAACGCCATGGTCAGCGCCTTCAATGGTGAACTGAGCGGCGGCCTGAGCAGCAATGCGAAAGTCTTGCTGGTCGACGTGTTTGCCGTCAGCCATGACCAGGGTGTCAATCCCGGCCCGTATGGCTTGACCAATGTCAGCGAGACGGCATGCGACCTGACCGCGCCAGGCAATATCCTGGGCAGCTCGCTGGTGTGCAACGGCACGAACCTGAAAGCGGGCGATGTCAGCCACTACTCGTATGCCGACGATGTGCATCCTACGCCGTTCAACAACCTGCTGCTGGCCCGTTATGTGGCCAAGGACATGGTCGTGCGGGGCTGGCTGTAA
- a CDS encoding L-threonylcarbamoyladenylate synthase → MSVPAQDLAAAAAVLEAGGLVAFPTETVYGLGADAENPAAVARIYEAKGRPSDHPVIVHVAPDADLAHWSDDLPPEAQQLVAAFWPGPLTLIVKRAAHIPDAVSGGQDTVGLRCPSHPVAIALLRTFKGGKGGLAAPSANKFGNVSPTTAQHVRDEFAAELDSGLLGQILDGGQSEVGIESTIVDLSRLATHGPVLLRPGHISSEQIAAVIGRAPAVADAAAPRASGTLESHYAPHTPVAMQHSDDVCATLNRLLNDGRRVALIHYSDLPPASASVRLAASPENYAHALYASLRTMDQVGAELILVEAPPTGPEWLGVNDRLRRAAFGSSGILQQFLSA, encoded by the coding sequence GTGAGCGTGCCCGCACAAGACCTGGCAGCGGCCGCCGCCGTGCTGGAAGCGGGCGGCCTCGTCGCTTTTCCGACGGAAACCGTGTACGGACTGGGCGCCGATGCGGAAAACCCGGCCGCCGTGGCGCGCATCTATGAAGCCAAGGGGCGGCCCTCGGACCACCCCGTGATCGTGCACGTGGCGCCCGATGCCGACCTGGCACACTGGTCCGATGATCTTCCGCCCGAGGCGCAGCAACTGGTGGCCGCTTTCTGGCCCGGTCCGCTGACCCTGATCGTCAAGCGCGCCGCGCATATTCCTGACGCCGTTTCCGGCGGCCAGGATACGGTGGGCTTACGCTGCCCATCGCATCCGGTGGCTATCGCATTGCTGCGCACCTTCAAGGGTGGCAAGGGCGGCCTGGCGGCGCCGTCGGCGAACAAATTTGGCAACGTCAGCCCCACCACGGCGCAGCATGTGCGCGATGAATTCGCGGCGGAACTGGACAGCGGCCTGCTGGGCCAGATCCTCGATGGCGGCCAGAGCGAGGTCGGTATCGAGTCGACCATCGTCGACCTGTCGCGCCTGGCCACGCACGGTCCCGTGCTGTTGCGTCCCGGCCATATCAGCAGCGAACAGATCGCCGCCGTGATTGGCCGCGCACCGGCCGTGGCGGACGCGGCCGCGCCGCGCGCCTCGGGCACGCTGGAATCGCACTACGCACCGCACACGCCTGTTGCGATGCAGCACAGCGACGACGTGTGCGCCACCTTGAACCGCCTGCTCAACGACGGGCGTCGCGTGGCCCTGATCCATTACTCGGACTTGCCGCCGGCCAGCGCCAGCGTGCGCCTGGCGGCCAGCCCGGAAAATTACGCACACGCGCTGTATGCCTCGCTGCGCACGATGGACCAGGTCGGCGCCGAGCTGATACTCGTCGAAGCACCGCCTACCGGCCCCGAGTGGCTGGGCGTGAATGACCGTTTGCGGCGCGCCGCGTTCGGCTCAAGTGGTATCTTGCAGCAGTTTCTATCCGCATAA